Genomic window (Helianthus annuus cultivar XRQ/B chromosome 3, HanXRQr2.0-SUNRISE, whole genome shotgun sequence):
ttctaaatatttaattatggacggggagttaaaaccaatatagatacccagtcatctttggggtcccattgtagtacgttgtggtggcggtattggtacatataccgcacaaccaaaaattctaaggtgggacaaacttggttctcgtccggagaccagttgcaatggggagtattcgtgatcagcagttggtctcaatctaatcagtgtagcggcatgcaaaatagcatgaccccatgcagaagatggtaatttacatctcattaagagtggtctaacgattatttgtaatcgtttaatCAGAGATTCAGCTAAACCGTTTTGTGTGTGATCATGAGGTACAGAATGTTCAACATTTATCCCAATTGACATACAATAGTCATTAAAAACTTGAGATGTGAACTCTCTCGCATTATCCATCCGGATGTTTTTAATTTGATTATCGAGGAAATTGGCTCTCAATTGTATGATTTGAGCTAAAAGTCGGGCAAATGCTACATTTCGAGTAGCTAAAAGGCTCACATGTGACCACCTTGAGGATACATCTATTAAGACCAAGAAATAGCATAATGGTCCACACGAAGGATGAATAGGCCAACAAATATCCCCTTGGATTCTTTCTAAAAATGATGGGGTTTCATGTATCAATTTAGTTTGTGAGGGCCGAGTTATAAGTTTGCCCAGAGAGCATGCTGCACTTGATAAGTCTTGTGGTAGCAAAACTATTAAGTTTTTGAGAGGGTGCCTAGTTGCACTTTTGATTATtcgtctcatcattatgctaccagggtgacctagacggtcatgtcatatattgaatgtgtctttatctaacagcttttggttactcaccatgtatgattcgataggattgatattagtacaatataatccagaggataaggcttctaattgttcaaCAATTGTTTCTTTGCCATTTTTGTTTGAAGTAATTTGAAGATATTCAATATTATTTTCAGATATTTTTTTTAGGTGGTAACCGTTTTTTCGAATATCTTTAAAGCTATGTAAATTTCTTCTGGGTTTACTAGAATATAATGCATTATCAATAGTTAATTTGGTACCCGAAGATAATGTTATGTATGCTCTGCGAGAGCCTTCGATAAGGTTACTGACACCAGATATAGTACCAATCGGTGTCTCTGCCGGAGACAACTCAAAGAAAAATTTTATATCTTTGAGAATAGTGTTAGTACTACCGCTATCTACCAGACATTCATCACCAATAATAGCTCTACTGGAGCTAGCATGCATATTTCTTCaggaaataaattaaaaaaaataaaagttaatgcaaagaagtaaaatgaaacattgcAAGAGTTTCAAACCAAACCAAATACAAAGGTCACAGTGtgaaaagtaaaacataaaagGTACATTAAATATGTTTAAACATCACGAACATTTTCAATGAAATCACGTGCATCCAAATGAACGTCTGATATCGTGGCTGAAGGTGCATCCTCAATCAGATTAGTTTCAGcattctttcctttttctttcaTCATGCGTTGATATGCCTCAACGAGGTGTTTAGGGGTGCGGCATGTGCGGGACCAATGATTTGACATCCCACATTTATAACAAATGTTGCTTTAGTTCCCGCTACTTTTCCCTTTCGAAGGTCGCCCCGTATTGTGTCGACTCGATTCACCACCGCTATTTTTAGTGTTCTGGGACTCTCGATGCCATGTATATCCTCGTCTTCGACCACGACCATGACCTCTGCTGGGGCCGCGACCTCTACCTCGTCCGCTTTGATAATTGGCCACATTCGCTTCAGGGAATGGGCTTGCACCGGCGGGTCTCGATTGATGGTTTTGTAGTAGGAACTTGTTGTTTTGCTCCACGACCAGAAGACATGATATCAATTCAGAATATTTAGTAAATTTACGTTCCCAGTATTGCTGCGACAGGAGCATGTTTGAGGCATGGAACGTTGAGAAGGTTTTTTCAAGCATGTCTTCATCGGTTATTTTTTCACCACATAATTTTAACTCAGAGGTAATACAAAACAAGGCAGAATAATATTCACTGACAGACTTAAAATCCTGCAGTCGTAAATGAAGCCATTCATAGCGGGCTTTGGGGAGTAagaccaacttctggtggtcaaaaCGTTCTTTGATGTTTGTCCATAATTCAAGAGGGTCCTCAACAGTTAGATATTCCCGCTTTAGATCTTCGTGAAGATGATGGTGGAGGAATATCATAGCTTTCGCTTTATCTTGAGGTGAAGTTTGATTACTATCAATAATTGTCTCCCCTAAATTATTTGCCGTCAAATGAATTTTAGCATCAAGAGTCCATGGGAGGTAGTTGTTACCCGAGATGTCAAGTGCGGTGAATTCAAGCTTTGATAAGTTCGACATTTTATCTTCAAATGAAAGAATCATAGATTTAAAATCGAGCCGcaatataaaatatatatcatAGGAGAACTTCAGGTTCTCTATAGGTAGAAATGTAGGTTCTATACTTTACACCGTTTTAATAATAGAGTAGGAAATTAGAAACTCTGGTATAATTCCGTATTGTATAAACTGGGtgatatttaattaaaatatctTTGTATATATTGCTTTACTTGGAAAAAAagtaataattatatttaaatgttattttatttaaaaccatTAAGTGGTTTTATTGAAAACTATCAAAAGAAAAACACAACTGTTTCTTTATCATCTGATTTGTATTTTATTTGTCTTCACgcacaaacacaaaaaaaaaccctaatttcacccCTATTTCAACACATTCTTCACAGACAGAGGGATCTGCAAAcattcgaattgttcttgttgtTTGGTGCTTCCGATTTGAATTCCTCAAGGAGAAGGCCAGGAGGAAGAAGCGAAAATACGAGCTCGGAAGACAGCCATCATGTAACAACCCGCGTCTtcgaagtcaaagtacaagtcaaaggaagaaaagattgctaaatgcgatctgtcactccttgcttaattattgattgtactCCTTGACTTGTAATCGATTACTTTAATTTgtgtactttagttgtattatgtggagtaagtgttaatAATCGCAGTTTAATCGCATGTTAATCGCTGATCTATCTATCGCTAATCTCATCGCAACTTGAATCGCAGGTTCtcaatattgttttacgtgtctgtgctatttatgtgttacttgtgcatgtttatatttgttttatggtgattaatc
Coding sequences:
- the LOC110931341 gene encoding uncharacterized protein LOC110931341, which gives rise to MSNLSKLEFTALDISGNNYLPWTLDAKIHLTANNLGETIIDSNQTSPQDKAKAMIFLHHHLHEDLKREYLTVEDPLELWTNIKERFDHQKLVLLPKARYEWLHLRLQDFKSVSEYYSALFCITSELKLCGEKITDEDMLEKTFSTFHASNMLLSQQYWERKFTKYSELISCLLVVEQNNKFLLQNHQSRPAGASPFPEANVANYQSGRGRGRGPSRGHGRGRRRGYTWHRESQNTKNSGGESSRHNTGRPSKGKSSGN